In one Pseudodesulfovibrio tunisiensis genomic region, the following are encoded:
- a CDS encoding FtsX-like permease family protein has protein sequence MRVCRAIGPCLLCLGLLLMLAGQGRAADSRFLHSLVELGDRSLGTPGLARAADLVEAEFRRVAPENSRFGRQAFHVPALEEGGAWLIPAESGKVITLKQLRVNALSPGAIEPPGLDGPLIYAGQGRTSDFNGMEVLGAIVLLDMDSGKNWNNAALLGARSLIFVAGAEESGPVPRAVFNPKFELTPVDLPMFWMSRAEAREAFGTGFSLLGPHELGRARISSRAEWSNVEAHNVWCLIPGTDRERELLVLEAFYDTGSWVAGDAPGADEGTSIAELVELAAMLGRQRPERSVLLLATAGRGSAQVGMREFTWGLVTKGADLRERRDELETRVNNATRVLELLNSGNPFSDAAMQDRDTEALLKTAFRTVVRNAEDDLTNDLMRLRLMANHMGMVPGVNGPGMMHNGMPIPGMGMTRTDMPGMGRDGRIRRLAARRRALKSMNWVQSTGPGIALDKRERALLRDFFRDVARDQTEILADATGQLADMASALELREALDGRSIVAHVSLYLSSHGRGVGGFDKGWLYDLMPDVNRTAFLRPMDAVVKDVVAGLGDEGRDLFHDTLRPGRRAWQGFLPDNPELGAEPMALAGFPAITLATVFDVRPAWGTPQDVPERVNFAYLKQQSRLVSSLVRGLANRPVEDAGERGKNHFSTLTGRANLLRKGEVFPDRPGTDMVVLAFQWTTRLYGMVDTGGHFRIPGLADRKVSYHKAVIEGFRFDPLTGLAAWAIDKPKTGKDAYRVKIKRRVQATDLILFGCAQTTAFSMIEPRTFRYLYRPMLIDARTEAPPVSYWYSRMDTRSSTLGTLFLEPDTPVKLTLSDTVLDRKVLLLNARPDDPQGKGYVARNWPVIPLTEYRAARDMWSLLEPRISSLEERGIINDRIRELRRLGRDDLERAEAFRSARIWDEFLEASRASLAKASRVYGDVDKTQRDVLIGVLFYVALFVPFAYCMERLFFSFVDIKKRIAAFLGFLGLIIGVVYMVHPAFQLTYSPMVVILAFFILALSLLVAMIIFLRFEREMVELQKRSRHVKLSGISPAAAFAAAFRLGVGNLKRRPVRTFLTFLTLTILTFTIMNFTTVKSVRQKGWANFSPHATYTGLFMKYFNWTDLPEEALEVVENAFRGSGVVAPRTWYDASGITGDKSRAPDIPVTREGREALARGLVGLSAAEPEVSGMDRILVKGRWFRPGERHVVLLPERIAEAVNVDPDDPRRSRVDVWGVPLTVVGVFSDQGLRDNPDLDGEPITPIVFPNLAASRMSEVEAEAIEDGEDVMSSESRYQHIPGYETLIIPARDMLRIPAGRLKGIAIRAGAEARAVSGELGDRFGMLLFRGGPSGTSLFYSADAVSYSGVSNILIPLAISILIVLNTMIGSVYERKPEIAVYTSVGLAPPHVAFLFIAEALAFAVISVVAGYLVAQGAAFFLAGTPVWAGMTANYSSTSGVAAMVLVMGVVLLSAVYPARVAARIAIPDVNRSWVMPKAQGNTLTVVLPFLIKLGEQASAGGFLVNYYQAHYDVSHGAFCTDDMQCGFLDINEDNLADVTHHLEELARNDVCFSLKLRVWLAPFDFGVRQQVRLIFCPSDLYSGFRQVKVELTREAGEHKAWENLNRTFLNDLRKQLLAWRSLDDEAVNSFADDLGTTLDRERKAMEDAK, from the coding sequence ATGCGTGTCTGCCGCGCCATTGGCCCGTGCCTGCTCTGTCTGGGGCTGCTCCTCATGCTGGCGGGACAGGGACGCGCGGCAGACAGCCGTTTCCTGCATTCGCTCGTCGAGCTGGGCGACCGTTCGCTGGGCACTCCCGGGCTTGCCCGGGCCGCTGATCTGGTGGAAGCGGAATTTCGCCGCGTCGCGCCCGAGAACAGCCGGTTCGGACGGCAGGCCTTTCATGTGCCCGCGCTGGAGGAAGGCGGCGCGTGGTTGATTCCGGCGGAGTCAGGCAAGGTCATTACCCTGAAGCAGCTCCGGGTCAATGCGCTGAGTCCGGGCGCGATCGAACCGCCCGGACTGGACGGCCCCCTGATCTACGCGGGACAGGGACGGACCTCCGATTTCAACGGCATGGAGGTGCTGGGCGCAATCGTGCTGCTGGACATGGATTCCGGCAAGAATTGGAACAATGCGGCCCTGCTTGGCGCACGCTCCCTGATCTTCGTGGCCGGAGCCGAGGAATCCGGTCCGGTTCCCCGTGCCGTGTTCAATCCCAAGTTCGAACTTACTCCCGTGGATCTTCCCATGTTCTGGATGTCCCGGGCCGAGGCGCGCGAGGCATTCGGCACGGGTTTTTCCCTGCTCGGCCCCCATGAACTGGGCCGCGCCCGGATTTCTTCCCGGGCCGAGTGGAGCAATGTGGAGGCTCACAATGTCTGGTGCCTGATTCCGGGCACGGATCGGGAGCGGGAACTGCTTGTTCTGGAGGCCTTCTACGACACCGGCTCATGGGTGGCCGGAGATGCGCCCGGCGCGGACGAAGGGACATCCATTGCCGAACTCGTGGAGCTGGCTGCCATGCTGGGCAGACAGCGGCCGGAACGATCCGTGCTGCTGCTGGCCACGGCTGGTCGGGGATCGGCGCAGGTCGGCATGCGGGAATTCACGTGGGGGCTGGTAACCAAAGGCGCGGACCTGCGTGAACGCCGGGACGAGCTGGAAACCCGGGTGAACAATGCGACCCGGGTACTGGAACTGCTGAACTCCGGGAACCCGTTTTCCGATGCGGCCATGCAGGACCGGGACACCGAAGCCCTGCTCAAGACCGCATTTCGCACCGTGGTGCGCAATGCCGAGGACGACCTGACCAATGACCTGATGCGGTTGCGGCTCATGGCCAATCACATGGGCATGGTGCCGGGCGTGAACGGTCCCGGCATGATGCACAACGGAATGCCGATCCCGGGCATGGGCATGACCCGGACGGACATGCCCGGCATGGGCCGGGACGGAAGGATCAGACGGCTGGCTGCACGGCGACGGGCGCTCAAGAGCATGAATTGGGTGCAGTCCACAGGTCCGGGCATTGCTCTGGACAAGCGGGAACGCGCCCTGCTCCGGGATTTCTTCAGGGACGTGGCCCGGGATCAGACGGAGATTCTGGCCGATGCAACGGGGCAGCTTGCGGACATGGCCTCAGCCCTGGAACTGCGCGAGGCGCTGGACGGACGGTCCATCGTGGCACACGTGTCCCTGTATCTGTCCAGCCACGGCAGAGGCGTGGGCGGATTCGACAAGGGGTGGCTGTACGACCTGATGCCGGACGTGAACCGAACCGCGTTTCTTCGGCCCATGGACGCCGTGGTCAAGGACGTGGTGGCCGGCCTCGGGGACGAGGGGCGCGATCTGTTCCACGATACGCTGCGGCCGGGGCGCAGGGCGTGGCAGGGATTTCTGCCGGACAACCCGGAACTGGGCGCGGAACCCATGGCCCTTGCCGGTTTCCCGGCCATAACGCTGGCAACGGTCTTCGACGTTCGCCCGGCATGGGGCACGCCGCAGGATGTGCCCGAACGCGTGAATTTCGCCTACCTGAAACAGCAGTCCCGCCTCGTGTCCTCACTGGTTCGCGGGCTGGCGAACCGGCCCGTGGAGGATGCGGGCGAACGCGGGAAGAACCATTTTTCCACACTCACGGGCCGCGCCAACCTGCTGCGAAAAGGCGAAGTGTTCCCGGACAGGCCGGGCACGGACATGGTGGTGCTCGCTTTCCAGTGGACCACGCGGCTGTACGGCATGGTGGACACGGGCGGACATTTCCGCATTCCCGGACTGGCCGACCGCAAGGTGAGCTACCACAAGGCCGTGATCGAGGGCTTCCGGTTCGATCCGCTCACCGGGCTGGCCGCGTGGGCCATCGACAAGCCAAAGACCGGCAAGGACGCGTATCGGGTCAAGATCAAACGACGTGTGCAGGCCACGGACCTGATCCTGTTCGGCTGCGCCCAGACCACGGCCTTCAGCATGATCGAGCCACGCACCTTCCGCTATCTGTACCGCCCCATGCTCATCGATGCGCGCACCGAAGCCCCGCCCGTGAGCTACTGGTACAGCCGCATGGACACCCGGTCCTCCACCCTCGGCACGCTGTTCCTCGAACCGGACACGCCCGTGAAACTCACCCTGTCCGACACCGTGCTGGACAGGAAGGTGCTGTTGCTCAACGCCCGGCCCGACGATCCGCAGGGAAAGGGATATGTGGCCCGGAACTGGCCCGTGATTCCGCTTACGGAATACCGGGCGGCGCGCGACATGTGGAGCCTGCTGGAGCCGCGCATTTCCAGCCTGGAGGAACGGGGCATCATCAATGACCGCATCCGCGAACTGCGACGGCTGGGCCGGGATGATCTGGAACGGGCCGAGGCGTTTCGTTCGGCACGAATCTGGGACGAATTCCTGGAGGCGTCGCGAGCATCCCTTGCCAAGGCCAGCCGGGTCTACGGAGACGTGGACAAGACCCAGCGCGACGTGCTCATCGGCGTGCTGTTCTACGTGGCCCTGTTCGTGCCGTTCGCCTACTGCATGGAGCGGCTGTTCTTCTCCTTCGTGGACATAAAGAAGCGCATTGCCGCATTTCTGGGATTCCTCGGCCTGATCATCGGGGTGGTGTACATGGTGCATCCCGCGTTTCAGCTCACCTACAGCCCCATGGTCGTGATTCTGGCCTTCTTCATTCTGGCCCTGTCCCTGCTCGTGGCCATGATCATCTTTCTGCGTTTCGAGCGGGAAATGGTGGAACTGCAGAAGCGGTCGCGTCACGTCAAGCTGTCCGGGATCAGCCCGGCTGCCGCATTTGCTGCGGCGTTCCGGCTTGGCGTGGGCAATCTCAAGCGCAGGCCCGTGCGTACGTTTCTGACCTTTCTGACCCTGACCATCCTGACCTTCACCATCATGAATTTCACCACCGTGAAGTCAGTGCGTCAGAAGGGATGGGCCAACTTCAGCCCGCACGCCACGTACACCGGGCTGTTCATGAAGTATTTCAATTGGACAGACCTGCCCGAGGAAGCGTTGGAAGTGGTGGAAAACGCGTTTCGCGGCTCCGGGGTCGTGGCTCCGCGCACATGGTATGACGCCAGCGGAATCACCGGGGACAAGTCCCGCGCCCCGGACATTCCCGTGACGCGTGAAGGGAGGGAGGCTCTTGCGCGCGGACTGGTTGGCCTGTCCGCAGCAGAGCCCGAGGTCAGCGGCATGGATCGCATTCTGGTCAAAGGCCGCTGGTTCCGGCCCGGGGAGCGGCATGTGGTGCTGCTGCCCGAACGCATTGCCGAGGCCGTGAACGTCGACCCGGATGATCCGAGACGCAGCCGGGTGGACGTGTGGGGCGTGCCCCTGACCGTGGTGGGCGTGTTCAGCGATCAGGGATTGCGCGACAACCCGGATCTGGACGGCGAGCCCATCACGCCCATCGTGTTTCCGAACCTTGCGGCCTCGCGAATGAGCGAGGTCGAGGCCGAGGCGATCGAGGACGGCGAGGACGTGATGTCCAGCGAATCGCGGTACCAGCATATTCCGGGCTATGAAACCCTGATCATTCCGGCCCGGGACATGCTCAGGATTCCGGCCGGGCGGCTCAAGGGCATCGCGATCCGGGCCGGGGCCGAGGCTCGTGCCGTGAGCGGCGAACTGGGCGACAGGTTCGGCATGCTTCTGTTCCGGGGCGGCCCGTCCGGCACGTCCCTGTTCTATTCCGCGGACGCGGTCAGCTATTCCGGGGTCTCCAACATTTTGATTCCGCTGGCCATCTCCATTCTCATCGTGCTCAACACCATGATCGGGTCGGTGTACGAGCGCAAACCCGAAATCGCGGTCTACACATCCGTGGGGCTGGCTCCGCCGCACGTGGCGTTCCTGTTCATTGCCGAGGCCTTGGCCTTTGCCGTGATTTCCGTGGTCGCCGGATATCTGGTGGCGCAGGGCGCGGCGTTCTTTCTGGCCGGGACTCCGGTCTGGGCGGGCATGACCGCGAACTATTCATCCACCTCGGGCGTGGCCGCCATGGTGCTGGTCATGGGCGTGGTTCTGCTGTCCGCCGTGTATCCGGCGCGGGTTGCCGCGCGCATCGCCATCCCGGACGTGAACCGCTCCTGGGTCATGCCAAAGGCGCAGGGCAACACCCTGACCGTGGTGCTGCCCTTCCTGATCAAGCTCGGGGAACAGGCCAGCGCAGGCGGTTTTCTGGTCAACTACTATCAGGCGCACTACGACGTGTCCCACGGCGCATTCTGCACGGACGACATGCAATGCGGGTTCCTCGACATCAACGAGGACAATCTTGCGGACGTGACGCATCATCTGGAGGAACTGGCCCGGAACGACGTGTGCTTCTCCCTGAAGCTGCGCGTGTGGCTGGCTCCGTTCGACTTCGGGGTGCGGCAGCAGGTGCGGCTCATCTTCTGCCCGTCCGATCTGTATTCCGGATTCCGTCAGGTCAAGGTGGAGCTGACCCGCGAGGCCGGGGAGCACAAGGCGTGGGAAAACCTGAACCGGACCTTTCTCAACGATCTGCGCAAGCAACTGCTGGCATGGCGATCCCTTGACGACGAGGCCGTGAACTCGTTTGCCGATGATCTGGGCACCACGCTCGACCGGGAGCGCAAGGCCATGGAGGACGCGAAATGA
- a CDS encoding ABC transporter ATP-binding protein produces MNQERRTIVRVVGVRKSFRMGKLDVEALKGVDLEIFAGEYVSIMGPSGSGKSTLFNMIGGLDKPTEGKVFIDEVDISQLDAYELAWLRNRQIGYIFQTFNLIPVMTALENVTLPMTFAGMNADDAVEKGIELLGLVGLGSRFQHKPLELSGGQQQRVAIARSLANDPAIVLADEPTGNLDLSTGEEIIELLRMLSAERGVTIISATHDYKMLNVSDRVVWVRDGQVDRVERREELDITVGGIGGGKSTPDGQRS; encoded by the coding sequence ATGAATCAGGAAAGGCGCACCATCGTCAGGGTCGTGGGGGTCCGCAAGAGCTTCCGCATGGGCAAGCTGGACGTGGAGGCGCTCAAGGGCGTGGATCTGGAGATATTCGCCGGGGAATACGTGTCCATCATGGGCCCGTCCGGCTCGGGGAAATCCACGCTGTTCAACATGATCGGCGGTCTGGACAAGCCCACCGAGGGCAAGGTGTTCATCGACGAGGTGGACATCTCCCAGCTCGACGCCTACGAGCTGGCGTGGCTGCGCAACCGCCAGATCGGCTACATATTTCAGACATTCAATCTCATCCCGGTCATGACCGCGCTGGAAAACGTGACCCTGCCCATGACCTTTGCGGGCATGAACGCGGACGATGCCGTGGAAAAGGGCATCGAACTGCTCGGGCTGGTCGGACTGGGGTCCCGGTTTCAGCACAAGCCGCTGGAGCTGTCCGGCGGCCAGCAGCAGCGGGTTGCCATTGCCCGGTCACTGGCCAATGATCCGGCCATCGTGCTGGCGGACGAGCCCACGGGCAATCTGGACCTGTCCACGGGCGAGGAGATCATCGAACTGCTCAGGATGCTGTCCGCGGAACGCGGGGTGACCATCATTTCCGCGACCCACGACTACAAGATGCTGAACGTGTCCGACCGCGTGGTCTGGGTGCGCGACGGGCAGGTGGATCGCGTGGAGCGTCGCGAGGAACTGGACATCACCGTGGGCGGCATCGGCGGTGGAAAATCCACGCCGGACGGACAGAGGAGCTGA
- a CDS encoding ABC transporter permease, producing MDTRPTNGAHPGGSILGRPVGEVSRLISLSWSKSLEISFRNLRVRFFRSMITVSSLVLAVSFLAFVLVNLDIASGLLAGGGSDAARALSLAGFDVNPDAGSVAMSAKERWIVILSLLVCTVGIVNAQLMSVTERFPEIGVMKCLGALDSMILRLFLLEAAMQGLAGAGAGALLGTVVSLLAGLARFGTGAVVHLPLWDAFGSMGLAVLSGCGLSLVGVLYPSVLAARMTPIKALRAEH from the coding sequence ATGGATACTCGACCGACAAACGGGGCACACCCGGGCGGTTCGATTCTGGGCAGACCTGTGGGCGAGGTTTCTCGGCTCATTTCCCTGTCCTGGTCCAAATCGCTCGAGATCAGCTTCAGGAATCTGCGGGTCCGGTTTTTCCGGTCCATGATCACGGTTTCCAGTCTGGTGCTGGCCGTGTCGTTTCTGGCGTTCGTGCTGGTGAATCTGGATATTGCCTCGGGCCTGCTGGCCGGAGGCGGATCGGATGCGGCACGCGCACTGTCGCTGGCCGGATTCGACGTGAACCCGGACGCGGGCAGCGTGGCCATGTCCGCCAAGGAACGGTGGATCGTGATCCTGTCCCTGCTGGTCTGTACCGTGGGCATCGTGAACGCGCAGCTCATGTCCGTGACCGAACGGTTTCCGGAAATCGGGGTCATGAAATGCCTGGGCGCGCTGGATTCCATGATCCTGCGGCTGTTTCTGCTGGAAGCGGCCATGCAGGGACTGGCCGGAGCCGGAGCCGGAGCACTGCTGGGCACCGTGGTATCGCTGCTGGCCGGACTGGCGCGTTTCGGAACCGGGGCGGTGGTGCATCTGCCGCTCTGGGACGCGTTCGGGTCCATGGGGCTGGCCGTGCTTTCCGGGTGCGGCCTGAGCCTGGTCGGGGTGCTGTATCCGTCCGTGCTTGCGGCCCGCATGACGCCCATCAAGGCGCTCCGGGCCGAACACTGA
- a CDS encoding methyl-accepting chemotaxis protein yields MQADIETGLDVTRTLAATFEAMAAEQGGWSREAANRILRRTLASNRKFFSIQATFDGSVMTRGERSGGEYALEFVRGDARSAARNLSGYRDQEWYRVPMQTQGPVLTEPYRDRTLGTTQATVAAPVTVQGRVVGVVGINFDLGSLENMVADIRPYETGYAFLASARGEIVSHPRKERIGKSVAEFFDREIGAAILDNVSKGKGSEQFERKSGIYYRFQPVHVDGLSSVWSIAVAMPRAKIVAAADRTMFMSIGLGLCGLILLVVVVVFTVRSLCVPLKRTMQFAQHVARGEFDTTLDVHRGDELGILADALRNMVDSLETMVETAREKTEEAEQQTEAAQKATERAEQARKEAENARREGRLHAAQQLEVIVEQVSSASTELSVQVEQASHGAEDQTRMTSEAATAMSQMGTAILEVAQNAGSAANSAENSREQAWQGQKIVSELAQSIGAVRTHARTMTEDLNMLGDKASNIGRIMGVISDIADQTNLLALNAAIEAARAGDAGRGFAVVADEVRKLAEKTMVATNEVGEAVRDIQDGTQLSIHAMESTAEAVVGSTTMADKAGAALASIVDLAEENESEVRAIATASEEQSAAGEQINVSVQEVSEVSRETAQAMNESATALADLARRAHDLERIIAELKQ; encoded by the coding sequence GTGCAAGCAGACATTGAGACCGGTCTGGACGTGACACGCACGCTGGCCGCGACATTCGAGGCCATGGCAGCGGAACAGGGGGGATGGAGCCGGGAGGCCGCCAATCGCATTCTGCGCCGCACGCTGGCCTCGAACCGCAAGTTCTTCTCCATTCAGGCCACATTCGATGGCTCGGTCATGACCCGGGGCGAACGCAGCGGCGGCGAATACGCTCTGGAGTTCGTGCGTGGCGACGCCCGGAGCGCGGCCCGCAACCTGAGCGGATATCGTGATCAGGAATGGTACCGGGTGCCCATGCAAACCCAGGGCCCGGTGCTCACCGAACCCTACCGGGATCGGACGCTGGGCACGACGCAGGCCACTGTGGCCGCTCCCGTGACAGTGCAGGGACGAGTGGTCGGCGTGGTGGGCATCAACTTCGACCTCGGCAGTCTGGAAAACATGGTTGCCGACATCCGCCCCTATGAAACGGGCTATGCGTTTCTGGCCTCGGCCCGCGGGGAAATCGTGTCCCATCCGCGCAAGGAGCGCATCGGCAAAAGCGTGGCCGAATTTTTCGATCGCGAAATCGGTGCCGCCATTCTCGACAACGTGAGCAAGGGCAAAGGCAGCGAACAGTTCGAAAGAAAAAGCGGCATCTATTACCGCTTTCAACCCGTACACGTGGACGGGCTGTCCTCGGTCTGGTCCATTGCCGTGGCCATGCCCCGGGCAAAGATCGTTGCCGCTGCGGACAGGACCATGTTCATGAGCATTGGTCTGGGTCTGTGCGGATTGATCCTGCTCGTCGTGGTGGTGGTCTTCACGGTGCGCAGTCTGTGCGTGCCCCTGAAGCGCACCATGCAATTCGCCCAGCATGTTGCCCGAGGGGAATTCGACACGACTCTGGACGTGCATCGCGGGGACGAACTGGGCATTCTGGCCGATGCACTGCGCAACATGGTGGACAGTTTGGAAACCATGGTCGAAACCGCGCGGGAAAAGACCGAAGAGGCCGAGCAGCAGACCGAGGCGGCCCAAAAGGCGACGGAACGCGCGGAACAGGCGCGCAAGGAAGCGGAAAACGCCAGACGCGAAGGCCGACTGCATGCAGCCCAGCAGCTCGAAGTCATCGTGGAACAGGTGTCCTCCGCATCCACCGAGCTTTCCGTGCAGGTCGAGCAGGCCAGCCACGGAGCCGAAGATCAGACCCGGATGACCAGTGAAGCCGCGACCGCCATGTCCCAGATGGGTACCGCAATCCTGGAAGTGGCCCAAAACGCGGGCTCCGCAGCCAACAGCGCGGAAAATTCGCGCGAACAGGCCTGGCAGGGGCAGAAGATCGTGTCCGAACTCGCCCAGTCCATCGGCGCAGTGCGCACGCATGCCCGGACCATGACGGAAGACCTGAACATGCTGGGCGACAAGGCCAGCAACATCGGGCGCATCATGGGCGTGATCAGCGACATTGCGGACCAGACCAACCTGCTCGCCCTGAACGCGGCCATCGAGGCTGCCCGGGCCGGAGACGCCGGTCGGGGATTCGCCGTGGTGGCGGACGAAGTGCGCAAGCTCGCGGAAAAGACCATGGTCGCCACCAATGAGGTTGGCGAGGCAGTCAGGGACATTCAGGACGGGACCCAGCTCAGCATCCATGCCATGGAATCCACGGCCGAGGCTGTGGTCGGCAGTACCACGATGGCGGACAAGGCCGGAGCCGCTCTGGCCTCCATTGTCGATCTGGCCGAGGAAAACGAATCCGAGGTGCGGGCCATTGCCACGGCCTCGGAAGAGCAGTCCGCCGCAGGCGAGCAGATCAATGTCTCGGTTCAGGAGGTCTCCGAAGTCTCCCGGGAGACCGCACAGGCCATGAACGAATCCGCCACGGCCCTCGCCGATCTGGCCCGCCGGGCACACGATCTGGAACGCATCATCGCGGAACTCAAGCAGTAG
- the ychF gene encoding redox-regulated ATPase YchF has translation MALSIGIVGLPNVGKSTLFNALTKAQNAESANYAFCTIEPNKAVVPVPDARLARLAELVDPQKLVNATVDFVDIAGLVAGASKGEGLGNKFLGNIRETQAILHVVRCFDDDDIVHVANSIDPLRDIEIIETELILSDVQTLENRLARMEKMLKGDKSLAPMVTAAKDILEHLDKGEPAVTFPGMDNKGVAELLSEVRLLTSKKVIYCANVDENGLAEDNDYVAAVQKLAQERGAEFVKISARMEEELVGLEDEEYQEFLESYGVTEAGLDQIVRTSYGTLGLISYFTAGPKEVKAWTIHDGDKAPQAAGVIHTDFERGFIRAEVISYDDYVRLGSESKCRSEGVLRVEGKEYVVRDGDVMHFLFNV, from the coding sequence ATGGCTTTGAGCATAGGCATCGTGGGCTTGCCGAACGTGGGCAAATCCACGCTCTTCAACGCTTTGACCAAGGCGCAGAACGCGGAAAGCGCGAACTACGCCTTTTGCACCATCGAACCGAACAAGGCCGTGGTTCCGGTCCCGGACGCACGCCTTGCCAGGCTGGCCGAACTGGTCGATCCCCAGAAACTGGTCAACGCCACCGTGGACTTCGTGGACATCGCGGGTCTGGTGGCCGGCGCAAGCAAGGGCGAGGGCCTTGGCAACAAGTTTCTCGGCAACATCCGCGAGACGCAGGCCATCCTGCACGTGGTGCGCTGCTTTGACGATGACGACATCGTGCACGTGGCCAACTCCATCGATCCCCTGCGCGACATCGAGATCATCGAAACCGAACTGATCCTTTCCGATGTCCAGACGCTGGAAAACCGGCTGGCGCGCATGGAAAAGATGCTCAAGGGCGACAAGTCGCTGGCTCCCATGGTGACCGCGGCCAAGGACATCCTCGAACATCTGGACAAGGGCGAGCCTGCCGTGACCTTCCCGGGCATGGACAACAAGGGCGTTGCCGAGCTCCTGAGCGAAGTGCGTCTGCTCACGTCCAAGAAGGTCATCTACTGCGCCAACGTGGACGAGAACGGCCTTGCCGAGGACAACGACTACGTTGCTGCCGTGCAGAAGCTGGCCCAGGAGCGGGGCGCGGAATTCGTCAAGATTTCCGCTCGCATGGAAGAGGAACTGGTCGGCCTTGAAGACGAGGAATATCAGGAATTTCTGGAATCCTACGGCGTGACCGAAGCCGGTCTGGACCAGATCGTGCGCACCAGCTACGGCACCCTCGGCCTGATCAGCTATTTCACGGCCGGTCCCAAGGAAGTCAAGGCGTGGACCATCCACGACGGCGACAAGGCCCCGCAGGCCGCCGGAGTCATTCACACGGACTTCGAACGCGGCTTCATCCGCGCCGAGGTCATCAGCTATGACGACTACGTCCGCCTTGGCTCCGAGTCCAAATGCCGCAGCGAAGGCGTGCTGCGCGTGGAAGGCAAGGAATACGTGGTGCGCGACGGCGACGTCATGCACTTCCTGTTCAACGTCTAG
- a CDS encoding DUF2157 domain-containing protein, translating to MKFTLHDLNRAVEQDILSPDQRDAFLRMVDDNRDPEAEFTPSHVLYYFGALVVMAALGWFVTDAWDKLGGSGLLAVALGYAALFLLIGKRLWKKGLEVPGGLLITAAVAMTPLAVYAAQRLLGWWPDSDPGAYRDFFHWAKSGWVGMEIATMAAGLLALRFFRFPFLTLPVAVAAWFLSMDAVGFVYGAGYDWDDRAVVSLWFGLVMIAASFGVDRRSRLDYAFWGYLFGALAFWGGLSVLDSNSEWSKFGYFVVNLVMMGSALLLRRRIFLILGGIGAFGYLAHLAYSVFEDSLLFPFTLSAVGLGVIWLGILCRRHAASLTARVESLIPGPLLRQLPAWRDSSRNLHD from the coding sequence ATGAAATTCACCCTGCATGACCTGAACAGGGCCGTGGAACAGGACATCCTGTCCCCGGACCAGCGTGACGCATTCCTTCGGATGGTGGACGACAACCGCGACCCGGAAGCCGAGTTCACGCCGTCCCATGTACTCTACTATTTCGGCGCGCTCGTGGTCATGGCCGCTCTGGGCTGGTTCGTGACCGATGCCTGGGACAAGCTCGGCGGAAGCGGACTGCTGGCCGTGGCCCTCGGGTACGCTGCGCTCTTCCTGCTGATCGGCAAACGGCTCTGGAAAAAGGGGCTTGAGGTGCCGGGTGGGCTGCTGATCACGGCAGCCGTGGCCATGACGCCTTTGGCCGTGTATGCGGCGCAACGCCTTCTGGGCTGGTGGCCGGACAGCGATCCCGGTGCGTATCGCGACTTCTTCCACTGGGCCAAATCCGGCTGGGTGGGCATGGAAATCGCCACCATGGCAGCCGGACTGCTCGCCCTGCGCTTCTTCCGCTTCCCGTTCCTGACCCTGCCCGTGGCCGTGGCCGCATGGTTCCTGTCCATGGACGCGGTGGGATTCGTGTACGGCGCGGGGTACGACTGGGATGACCGGGCCGTGGTTTCCCTGTGGTTCGGACTGGTCATGATCGCGGCAAGCTTTGGCGTGGATCGCCGCTCTCGGCTGGACTACGCGTTCTGGGGCTATCTGTTCGGCGCGCTCGCGTTCTGGGGCGGATTGTCCGTGCTGGACAGCAATTCCGAGTGGTCGAAATTCGGCTATTTCGTGGTCAATCTCGTGATGATGGGATCGGCCCTGCTGCTGCGGCGCAGGATATTCCTGATTCTGGGCGGCATCGGTGCGTTCGGGTATCTCGCGCATCTGGCCTATTCCGTGTTCGAGGATTCCCTGCTGTTTCCGTTCACGCTCAGCGCAGTGGGACTGGGCGTGATCTGGCTGGGCATCCTGTGCCGACGCCATGCCGCATCCCTGACCGCGCGCGTGGAATCCCTGATTCCGGGGCCGCTGCTCCGGCAACTGCCCGCATGGCGCGACAGTTCCCGGAACTTGCATGATTGA
- a CDS encoding DUF1992 domain-containing protein, whose translation MSLLFAQIVSEERIRKAMREGQFDNLEGAGKPLPPDEAEHLPPELRMAYRILKSSGHLPAEVLEEREINRAIDMLEHLEDESERYRQMHKLDVMIMRMNERRKRPISLQDKDDYYPRIVEKMKLAEKKFGKGDSGRK comes from the coding sequence ATGAGTCTGCTGTTTGCCCAGATCGTTTCGGAAGAACGAATCCGGAAGGCCATGCGGGAAGGCCAGTTCGACAACCTTGAAGGCGCGGGAAAGCCCCTGCCGCCGGACGAGGCCGAACATCTGCCGCCGGAATTGCGCATGGCCTATCGCATCCTCAAAAGCTCGGGGCATCTGCCTGCCGAGGTTCTGGAGGAACGCGAGATCAACCGCGCCATCGACATGCTGGAGCATCTGGAGGACGAGAGCGAACGCTACCGCCAGATGCACAAGCTGGACGTGATGATCATGCGCATGAACGAACGACGCAAGCGGCCGATCTCCTTGCAGGACAAGGACGATTATTATCCGCGCATCGTGGAGAAGATGAAGCTTGCCGAGAAGAAGTTCGGCAAGGGCGACAGCGGAAGGAAATAG